One Cucumis sativus cultivar 9930 chromosome 1, Cucumber_9930_V3, whole genome shotgun sequence DNA segment encodes these proteins:
- the LOC101215480 gene encoding photosystem I reaction center subunit III, chloroplastic produces MSLTIPTNLSKPLLKPKFSSPLALKPKPSSSILCSASQNQNQNTSSSLQAFSAALALSSILLSAPLPAVADISGLTPCKESKQFAKREKQQIKKLESSLKNYAPDSAPALAIKATIEKTKRRFAFYGKQGLLCGADGLPHLIVSGDQRHWGEFITPGFLFLYIAGWIGWVGRSYLIAIRDEKKPTQKEIIIDVPLATSLVFRGFSWPVAAYRELVNGELIAKDV; encoded by the coding sequence ATGTCTCTCACAATCCCCACTAACCTCTCAAAACCCCTCTTGAAGCCCAAATTTAGCTCCCCACTCGCCTTGAAGCCAAAACCCTCCTCATCTATTCTCTGCTCCGCCTcccaaaatcaaaaccaaaacacctcttcctctcttcaaGCCTTCTCCGCTGCCTTGGCTCTCTCCTCCATCCTCCTCTCCGCTCCTCTCCCCGCCGTCGCCGACATCTCCGGTCTCACCCCCTGCAAGGAATCCAAGCAATTCGCCAAGAGGGAGAAGCAGCAGATCAAGAAACTTGAGTCTTCTTTGAAGAACTACGCCCCGGATAGCGCCCCGGCGCTTGCCATCAAAGCCACGATCGAAAAGACAAAGAGGCGATTTGCCTTCTATGGGAAACAAGGGCTTCTTTGTGGTGCTGATGGCTTGCCTCATTTGATTGTGAGTGGTGACCAGAGGCATTGGGGTGAGTTCATTACTCCTGGATTCTTGTTCCTTTACATTGCTGGGTGGATTGGATGGGTTGGAAGGAGCTACTTAATCGCCATTAGAGATGAAAAGAAACCTACCCAAAAGGAGATTATCATTGATGTTCCTTTGGCCACTAGTTTGGTGTTTAGAGGCTTCAGCTGGCCTGTTGCTGCTTACAGAGAGCTTGTCAATGGTGAACTCATTGCCAAAGATGTCTAA